gtatatataaaatgtaaaaatgtatgttATAATTATGactattttgaccatttttatgcaaataaaaaaacgTGGAGTTACGTCATCTCTCACCAGCATTTTGAGCAAAGAGGACATAACTCATTATGAGTTACGTCTCAAAAAGGACTTAATTCATTATCAATTAGGTCCTTCATCCGCAGGTCGATTATGCGTTTTTTTAAGAATATTCCTGAAGAGCATCATATTATAAgattttttacatttgatgtttttacatttttgcaagCGCAAAACAGACATAACTATCGAGTTACGTCCTTTGTGCGCTGTCTTTCAATTACAAAATAGGTCGTAACTCAAGTTACGTCCCTATTTCAATATGGCTTATATTGACTTTTTTAAATCGAAATTTACACAAGAGATACATTTCACATTTCCCAACAAAAATATATCGCAAAACTAAATTTTGACCCAAACATTAGTACGTCACTCTTGCACTGGGCCATAGAGTATGTAAATTAAGGTCTTCATTCTGGTACACCGGTATAAGCGTCGTcgcatacaaattttgaaaagttaaatttcagtGGAACAAACCAAAACCATGGATATACTGTATTTTCAAAggcaaatgtttatttgaacCTTGTCTTTTGTTCAATATTCCACGCATAGTGTCCTCCAGTGATTGCACGACTACGCAACGCAACGGAACATTAAATTTTAGAGTACAACCTGGCCATTACAACTAGCTTACATGAATAGCTAGAAAATGTACCTGCGTACCAACAATGTTAGATTGAAGACAAACCAAATTTTTGTTGATTGTTTTATGACATTCGGTCACGGTTTATGAAGGCAATTACTGTTATGCCAAGAAGTGAGAGATTAGCACTTTTTTCTAGTAATGTCTGATGTTTACATGAAATGTTTTTTAGCACTGTCGAATAATCCTTCATTCATTAGGGAAAAGTAATATATTATTTCATAAAGCACACAGAAAGTttttaattgaaataaaaatgactCATGAACAAATTACTCGACTAGGGTTTCACATTActtacatttttgtatattcTGAAGGATTTAGTAGGTAGTTATGTATATCAACCGTTTCACTATGATATAGTAGCAACTAAGTAAATATAAAGTAACAAGAATTTCGTCCACGTGAAGAAAACATTCCTCTCGGTTATTATTTCTTGGCGACCGCCGTAATAAGAGAATACGTAAAGCAATATTTTTCCTCGGAAGTACTAAACACAAATGTAAACGCATCTTTGATATATTCTTCTCTTCTATCTTCTGGAAACCTTTCGAGCTGGCCCATAAAGTTTGGTATGAACACTACAAGAGAGGTTACAGtaactttttgtgaaaaagGATAAGAAATGTTGAAATCTGTTTTTTCTATATATCATAAACTTATTGTAGTCTAGCACCATCATGCTGATAATATTTGTTCAGTACTTGTGCCGATAGAAGCGCCTGGCTCCAGTTACTTGTGAATAAACCTGATTAATTAGCAGTAATCGCTCACAAAAATGCCCCACATGATTCGTTTGCACCACTGTTCCCAGACAGTGCTATTGAAGTAAACCGTTACACTGCTATCAAGTTAATGAATGACGTGTTATAGTAATTGTGTACGCAAAGTCGAGTTTGCTTAATCTTCTGCGGAGGACTGTCTGGGAAAAGTTATGCACGtatgtatcatcaattttcagcCTGATCAGTTACAGTTGCGAGTTGTTTGAATTCAAAATCCCAAGGGATTACTGTTTGGAAAacatttgtgtgtgtatgtgtgtgtgctatCAGCAAAGTCAACCGCCAACTGTTTACAATTTTGTCGAATGGCTGGCTATTTTGCATGGACTTCCTACTATTTCTGTAATTGATGATTACAGGATTCAACAACAATCACACACCCGAACGTGCAGTCTGTTTCCTGTTCCGCACTGCACAGTTCTCATAAATGGAGTGGGATAAGGGTAATTCTGTCTATAGCCGCTATTGGACGGTACAGTATTATATCGGTCTGGTAAGAGCTGGTCAGCAAACCTTGATTTTGAGTAACTCAAATATTTTTAAACCGCCTACTAAGCCCCTACCCTTTGTTGGGGCTTTCTCAAACGATGTACTTGCTGTGTGTCAAGATTGACCATCACATATAGAATAGATCGAAGCACTTGCTTCACGTTTCAAGATTTGCGCCGCATAATCCTTTTGAGTTTTCAGAGCATGTGTTACACAGTCTTTGCTCCCAAATTTCTTCTTTTTCCACTTCagattcataatttttttctatgaaacCATCACGGCTACAATATGTTATTTAGAAATTGCTCCGCACAGCCTTtctgtttttttaaattgattGTTTCGATTCAAAGTATGTGATTTTTTGAGGAATTGTAAGGATAGAAAAATGGTCGTTCACGCCCCaatgtcttttttattttaatcgcCCTCCTCAAATGCCTACCGATTAAGTCCTGTCCGGATTTCAATAGTCCACAGAGTGCAATCAGATCACTCATTTAGGAGGCCATGATAGATTTGAGCAAAGCACACAGTCAGAATGCACAGTGCAGCCAGCGGTAAACGAGGCAGGAAATAGGCTAGTTTGCAGAGCATGCTTGTCGAGTCCAGTATTTGAGATGTCATGACTTGAATTACAAATTCTTCATCAGGAGATTAAAATGATTCATTTAAAACAGGCAATATAACGATACATTTCGAGCGGTTAGTCAAAAGGCCATACCCTGGgaagaaagaaaatatcaacCTTCAATAGATAGCTTACCTTTTCCTTCATCTTTTGGATAAAGAAACTTTGCTATATCCTGTGTACAATCAATGTCTTTAAAACCAATACGAGCCAGCATTTGCTCAAATTCATCAACACTTCCTTTTAAAGGGTAGTAGTGATGCTCATAACCCTGGAATATACCAATAGTTTATCTGATCTTAACATATAGTCAGCACAGTCCAGTAGacacgaacacacacacacacacacacacacacacatttatatatatatatatatatatatatatatatatatatttatatatatatatatatatatatatatatatatatataatatattcacaaaattatttcaagtacaaagttaaatatctattacttaagtttcatgcgaaatattcagacagaagtgaaaggattctaagcaccactctcatttatatgtcaGGTACGTACCATTCTAtgtgtaggtggtgttaaaatttgataaataatatttatttcggTGGCGACATTTGAAACAAACtaagagcgtttgtttaacagcgtagatttatcAGCactgataatgtgcagcttttctgatatggAAAgtttacatcgcttgcttatgtgaGACTAGCAcaatgctttgtcaataattgacaacGAAATAACTAAGACTTGGACCTTACTCTTTAAGTTCCATGCAAACTTTGACAACTCTGTAATGTGTTTGTATTTTATCGATACAGAACGATTGCACGTGGTCAGTGAAGCGAGTCTTGAGTCTGTGCTGTCCTTCGTTGATACTAAGGCCTTGTAAATCACACCTTTGACTTggcagttacccttcaagggacTTGCAGATTTGACCCGGCAATAAAAATCAGCTGGCCGATCCTTAGGCTGATCTCCAGTGATTAATCGCTTattatgcgatttgattatactttccatattcttcatacagctataactcacttAAATTGCGTTCCTATTGAAGATCTTTTGAAGTTCAGACCTCTTTAGAAACTaaagtaacatatattattactttgtacttgaagcaaTTTGTGTTATCATTTATGTTTTCCGCATCGAGCACTCTAATTTCCCATgtggacatctgtatacttatatatatatatatatatatatatatatatatatatatatatatatatatatatatatatatatatatatatatatatatatattttacccACTTGGACAGCAACATTgcatattaccatgccctgcccgtcgcatttttgattggtcgagctgaaccacgtgactgaccacaaacacacagtaatggtttgtttacatgcccgtgaatatgaatagtaagattaacaactcaaagtatcgtaactttacacctCAAACGAAAATCATAtttaatcacaaaataaaatggagcacttgtaggtcaagttgagatacttttttctgaaaacatctccgaaTTTGCCAATTTTCTACAGCgcacgtgacagtgcgtcgcgtattgctaaGTTTCTGGGCCCAGTTGttgttcgctcctgaaattttcggaaattttgacggttttcttgggttcgctgataatataatcgAAATAAAAGACTCCGCCCTgatcattaacgtttatttatgggcacgggctcgaggaaagccaaattaacaggctcggcaagcctcgcccattaatttttggctttcctctcgcccttggcaacaaataaacgttaatggtcagcgcgtcgcccgttatttctatattatcaTCAGACTAAAAGATGGAGTTTACCTTATTCCTTAGGCGAGAGCATGTCATTCCTGTAGGTCATATGGATATTATGCAGCGAGTCATAGTCACCTCTCCTACCAACTTCTAAATCAGAGTTACACTAGATAAAGGCCTGTCTCTGCATTACTGTGGTTTTACTTGTTATCCGGATATTAAACTTGCAACATCTATTTACCCAGCTAATTCATATTaatgatattgagactttgatcggtaACTACATGCAGTTCACCTCATGGGCGCTCCATAGGGTACACaatgtgtatacaaagtcactTATAATGATCATATAGGTGCAATAAACTAATTTGTGACAGGGGTTGGTCAACTGGACGGCATTCCTCAGGATAACCAacagatgtatatgtatgttgtacatccgtgtataagctcCTACTTTAGTTCAATTAAAATAcggaaaggttaggagagtctAACGGGGCGATAGAgtttgtaaaattacttttcagaccAGAGAAACTATCAAAAGATATCAAAACAATGGGACATTGAAGTTACCGTGACAGCATTGTGAGGATAGGGCACGTTTTCCAGTATATTTATGATCCCATGACCCTCCGTCCCTGTTACCTAAATAGCATAGCCCAACTCCGCACATTCACcagtgtttatttttcactgaaGTCCACGACGACGGTTTTGGTTTTCATCCTctaaaatttgcaatttcatttgtttgaaacaATTATCCTTTCATGTGAAGAGCTTTTACCGTTGACTATTACGACTTTCACTGCTAGTTGTTGTTTCAACAAGATGCAGACCATTTGATCGTGGAATGTTGAGTTTCTTTTACGGGTAGGCAATGCGCATTTCAGGTCACAGTTCACACTATGTTGTTCATCGGGAGCATACATGACGTTATTTTAAGAATTGATTCATGCGGAAATTTCACCAGAATGTCACTGATCCAGGGATTGTGTAATAAGTTTGATTTGATGCAGTGATATAAAATACTGTGTCAGTTTGGCTCGAAATCATAgctgagttttgctgccttTTGGCTATGGTTGTCTATCAGTATGAATGTGATCAAAGAATGCTAGTTCATGGAGATCGAGAGAGAGTAaattttttatgtgtttttctTCCTGTACAATTTCTTTGGCTTGAAGTCGATTGAGAAAGTGGTTGAAAGTTAGCATATTGTTCGCATAAATTTAGCgattttgaaaaagtattaaGTGAGACTGTTAAATCAGACACTGTCTGTTAGGGTTACAGAAACCTTTTTTGGCGCATTCATTCCGTCCCTCATTTTTATCACTTTGTTCAACAATTTTAGTATGGTTACTGTAGAGCAGTATTGTAATACtttcgtaatttgtaatatttactgctgcagtaaattgtaataaaattttgcggtaatttgtaatattgcagtaaattgtaaaaactttggaataatttgtaataattgaactggcgcactttgtaataaaatttggagtaatttttaataacaATCACTGCAGGAATCTGTAATAAAATTTGTAGTAAATTGTAATTAGGctcttttgatgaaaaaatgtcTAATTTAAATGGTGGTACTAGTCTGTGATCAGACGCTGATTACATATCCTTCTATTTCGAGCAaacatgttttcttttaatGGATTTTCAGGTAACAGACAGCCTTCTATCTATCTAGAAATCGTAGGGGCGCCCTGCTATCCTTCCTGAGAACCGAGTCATCAACAAGCACTGTTTAAGCGTTTTCAATAAACTTAAATTGACACCATTCTGAAGCAATGACGATCGCGTGATCAACTACTTTAATTACATTCGTAAGTAACTTACTAGGGACAGCCTACATAAACCTAAACCTAGCTTCAGATTGAATACATCATTAGGGTTTGGTCAATAGCCTAACTGTATTATTTCTTCAAATCTACTAAACAAGAGATAAACTTTTGAATACTTATATGCGGGGCTATAGCACACTAAAGTTTCGTTTGAATGAATCAAGGAGTTAATTGGTTATGTTGTATACCTGGCGCGATAGTAGGTAAATTTCGCGACAAACGGCAAAAGTTTGGCTCCTTTTCAGGCTTATAACTCTTGCATTTCTTTAAGAGTGATAAtgattggaagattttccaaaaGTTCTACAAGGTACAGGAAGttcatggtcaattattgacaaagcacaGAGTTACTCTAatataagcaagcgatgtaatcttcgTCGATCAGAAAAGcaacacattatcaatgctgacaaatctacgctgttaaacaaacgctctgagttggtttcaaactGTCGCCATCAAATCAAATTTGACACCACCTACGAATAAAGTGGTACGTTCCAATCATAGAAATGAAAGTTtcgagctaagaatcctttgaGTTCCGTCTGaaaattgcaggatgcatgataGGTAATCAGCGTATGCTCACTGACTAGTACCACCATTCAAATTAGAGATTGGTTCATCAAAAGAGCCTAATTACAATttactccaaattttattacaaatcactgcagttattgttattacaaattactccaaattttattacaatttattgCAGTGTTACAAATCACcgcaaaattttattacaatttactgtagtattacaaattactgctcTACAGCTACACTGTTGAGTACTTTGAGTGCATTATGTCTGAGAGTGAATGCAGTGTAGCTGTCAGTGTCTATGTTTACACTGTGCCAACCATTGAGTTACTGTAGCAAGATCAAGTATCAGCTTGGATTGAATTACACAAGTGCTTTGGTAAATACCGGTTAAAGTCTGAACATCATCAGTGAacttgctgggtaattagcaagtctCTTGTCCGGATAACTCGTAAAACCCCTGTAAAACGTGTTTTGGGCAGGTGTCATGAGCTTGTAAATGAGTATGATATGTCTCTCAGCCAGATGATTACTGATGGCATCAGAAACATCATTCTGGGGATCGTCAACATTTCCTATTTCGACTTAAATATTGGTGTATGACGGGTGCAATATGCGATGCAGGATGTCATTGCCCTTTCGAAACACCTGCAGTGTATCACTTCTTGGTTGCTTCACAGGAGTTTTATACTTTTTCCTATAACTTTATTATGTTATATGTACGGTTAATTTATTCATAGTCTGCTTctctgtgctgtgctgtgatTGCCATATAAAAAGTATGTAATACGACTTTTGATCCATGTTTTTAAGATATCTGTGAGATATATTCACTATATATTTAGTATCCTTTATCTTATGTGGCCATGTGCTTTGAAGATAAGTCTTTAATACGAAAAAAGATATTACCCTCATGAAGGTTTCCCACTTCGGACTTGTGTAGCTGTTGAGAGCTTTTACAGTGTCCAATACGTTTGGATCACGTTGTATCATACTCAAGAAACACTGACCACCTGGTTTCAAACTCTGATGTATGCCTTCCAATGCAGTCTTGAAATCCTTCATCCAGTGTAAGGCAAGGTGTGCGACGACTTTGTCATATGAATTGCTATACTCTTCATATGTGGACAGCTGTGTAGCATCGCCAACACAGTATGTTATGTTCTTAGCTGTGGAGATATCCTTGGCTTCTTTAATCATCTCCTGGGAGATGTCGAAGGctgttttataaaaaaaaaaaacaggtagATAATTGAAGATGTGtgtatcttcatcattcatctgACACCATCTTAGAGAATACATAATGATCCACTCTTTGCTAGTGCATGACGTTACTATACACTATTGCTGTACTTATTTCTGTtcgagtgaatttaaactgtgtgACTTCttttaactatatatatatatatatatatatatatataatatatatatatatatatatatatatatatatatatatatatatatatatatatatatatatatatatatatatatatatatatatatatatatatatatatatatatatattaaaagatCCAAACATCAACCCCATCATATAGCAAATTTCAATCTCAGTAAACAAAAGAATATCAAGCATATCGGACTGTGAAGCCAcatacaaccagatatgaactgaaaatgcccacgtgtttcattatatattgcagttttgtGTACATTTAAACTTTTGTCACATGTTTGCAACCTCATTAAAAGTGTTCATGatcaatgaacaataatcatcacatcagatatgcaaattatgaattaccTGACAtggaaatgtgaaatgacttgcAATATTGTTTTACTTGGTATCACcgatgtacatagcatgtttcaccaactttgatcaagtaaatcccggtatatatccctaattaggaaagttcattaaatatgcaaattaggaattggctgaataaaatgctaaatgactttgaataatgtaATCATAgccatagcaagtttcatcaactttggtctagtcaatctatgtatccttaattaggaaatttcattaaatatgcaaattaggaatttgctgacgtaaaaatgttcaatgactttcaataatgttacatcatatAATCTTCAATGACATAGCAACTTTCATCAACATTGgtcaagtaaattcagatagGCCTAAGTATCCCTAATtagagaaattcattaaatatgcaaattagaaattacctgaagtaaaaatgcgtaATAACTTCCAATAacgttgtatcatagtatcgtaaatgtacatggcaagtttcgtcaactttgatcaagtcaatttagATAAATTCcgtaataaggaaagttcatttaatatgcaaattgggaattatATTTAATGTCATCTCTTTATACCTTTCATAGCTGATATATGTtcatgtgatcaacatttgtagcaaatctcatcaaatcgTATTCAGTccttctcaatgtatatccacTTTTTctaaaagtatgcaagccacaccaattaaaaaactaatcagttcttgccatttgctcactgaatctatgtaccagctttgattctgatcttatcagccatttttgagatatcggaccaacagacacacagacacaaagacatcgctgcgacataagctcacgtgtgtgaacactttAGCTAAAAAGGCCGCCCATGAATACGAAACAGCACTCAACAGGAGCGGCAACCAGCACAACATGATATATAATCAACCACCGACCGGCAGCGCTCCCAAAAGATAAAGCAGCAGGCAGATAATTTGGTAGAACCCACCATTCAACAAAGCAGTAAAAACCAACATTGGCAGAAGATTCCTTAACCTCATTAAATTACACTTCCCCAAAGGACATCCATTACACAagatcttcaataaaaacaacgtGAAAGTCAGCTACAGCtatacaagaaatatttaagatTTTGCTGTGGCATCAGtatgaaatgaatattttaccaacgaatttcaaaaataaatctttGTTTCGACAATAGTTACCGAAATCCGTTCAATGCTACCGTGCTATCATAACTATATAACAGTCATTGTTTTCTGGATGCGGATGTAATCTATATTAATCCCTCTAATACCTCTGCTTTACGATGTACTCGGACGTACTTTATAAGCAACCTTATATTATTTACCCGGGGTTGACTCTTGTAttaccctatttgtaacaatcaaacCTAGTTGttacaaaacctaattttcaaaaaaactctgctgtatttgttgaaatcttgatgaaatatgcatttttgtattttggcaacgattttcttttttttcttgtcgaaactcattttttctgaaactgctcgtcagattaaattttgttgtgcagttcctagggataagaggcctacgTGTAAGataataatcaagtcgtgcagatacatgacaaaagtttgtttcggggcaattttcatcaatttcggtccaaatgtcaaaaaatacggggataacttttgttacaaatagggttgattgttacaaatagggttgacatgtaaCAATCCTTGTTAGTATGATTtcagtcagaaaacaagattttttgacatgttttaccgaaattggtgaaaattgccccgaaacaaacttttggcatgtatctgcacaacttgatTATCTTTAACGTGTAGAGCTATTATCCCAAGGAACATGCACATCGAAATTATTCGAACgagcagtttcagaaaaaatgagtttcgacaaggaaaaaaaaagaaaatcgttcccaaaaatacaaatatgcatatttcatcaagatttcaacaaatacggacaagtttttttgaaaattaggttttgttacaaatagggttgattgttacaaatagggttgacatgtcaaccctatttgtaacaatcaaccctatttgtaacaaaaggtaACCCCATATAGGGttagtatgatttctgtcagaaaacaattgacatttttgaccgaaattggtgaaatttgccccgaaaaaaacttttgtcatgtacctgcacgacttgattatatcttacacgtacgagtaggcctcttatccctaggaactgcacaacaaaatttaatctgacgagcagtttcagaaaaaatgagtttcgacaaggaaaaaaaagaaaattgttcccaaaaaaaagcaaatatgcctatttcatcaagatttcaacaaatacggcaaagtttttttgaaaatgaggtttgttacaaaagggttgattgttacaaataggggtaaacatgtcaccctatttgtaacaatcaacgcaatttgtaacaaaagcagtcacAAATAGGGATAATACAACTCTTACCTGTTACTCGTGCAACACGCTTCGACAAAAGTGCTGTTAGAGCGCCTACCCCACAGCCAACATCTAGTAAAACATCTTTCCGTTTCAATGGCATTGCCTGGGAAATCCCTTCCATGAACTGCGAGGCAAATGCATACGCCGTGGGAGAAAAAGTGTTCACACGACTGAAATTCATCGTGAAAATTTATTGCGTACCCGAGGTGCCTTTTATCTCGATCGTAACTGAGGAATATGAGAGAgaattggagaaaaaaaaaacaagtgaagTATCTTAATGATTTAATATACTTTGTTTACCCCTC
This DNA window, taken from Ptychodera flava strain L36383 chromosome 4, AS_Pfla_20210202, whole genome shotgun sequence, encodes the following:
- the LOC139130445 gene encoding juvenile hormone acid O-methyltransferase-like, coding for MNFSRVNTFSPTAYAFASQFMEGISQAMPLKRKDVLLDVGCGVGALTALLSKRVARVTAFDISQEMIKEAKDISTAKNITYCVGDATQLSTYEEYSNSYDKVVAHLALHWMKDFKTALEGIHQSLKPGGQCFLSMIQRDPNVLDTVKALNSYTSPKWETFMRGYEHHYYPLKGSVDEFEQMLARIGFKDIDCTQDIAKFLYPKDEGKVFIPNFMGQLERFPEDRREEYIKDAFTFVFSTSEEKYCFTYSLITAVAKK